The DNA region ATTGGGGTCAGAGTTTTGAGGAAGTCCAGTTGAGGGCGATCGCGCACTAGTAGAGCTCCAGCAAATCCGAGGGAATTCACTGAAATCCGTTCATAGCAATCTTGGGTACGGTGAATGAGCATCATCCAACGGCGGGTGGCAAGGAGATTATAGGGTTGAGTTTGTTGACCTTGGGCGAGGGGTTTATCGATGAAATTTAGATAGTTCAGTAAGCTTTCGTAAATCTCAAAGAGGGTCTGGCCATCGTGATGCTCTGGGATTGAGGCGATCGCATGTTTAAACGGAAAAATAGTAAGGCTAGTCGGTTGGGCTGTGGTGAAATCTAGTTGGGTGATCACCTTCTCTATCGGCACATCAAACTGATCAAGGCCATCAGAGAAAGGGATAAGTTGTAAATGTTTGTGGGGTTGGCTGGCTCCGGCTGATTGCCCGGCATTGTAAAACGCTAAACCGTCAATCTCTGCCATACAGGTCGCGAGAGCCGCAAAATCGGGTTGCGTGATCCAATCTTCTTGCGACTGGAAATCCCGCGTAATGATCAAAATATGGTTATCGACGACGTTAAATTTATTCAGCAAGCACACATGATTTGCCGAGAGATCGCACACAAATAAATCTTGCTCGTAGGGCAAAAAAGGATTGATCTGCCGCTTGACCTGTTTAGCCTGATAGTTTTCTTTTTTATTGATTCTTTCGAGAATTCTGACCACAAACGAAATGCCTTGATCTTCTACGAGCTCTTGTTTTGTCGTGAGTGAAATTAATGCCCCTAGATTTTTGGCATGGGTCGTCGTCTGTTGAATTTGCTCGAAAAGCGACATGTTTTTTAGGAATTACAGGAAAATAAACCGATTACAATTTATGCTCCCATAGGACGAATCGAAAACTCGGTATCTGGGTCAAAAAAGTGTAAATTTTCCAAATCAAGTGATATAGCAATTTCTAGTCGAGTGAGGTGCAATAGCAGCAATGTGTAAACCAGCATCGAATATCATCAAGGGTAATCTTGGAAAAAGCTACCTCAATTGCCTTGTCTAGAGCTAGATAAGTTCTTGCCCCGATACTTTTCAAGGTACTTTTCAACTTTGACCAGCAATTTTCAATGGGTGAAAAATCTGGAGAATAGGGAGGAAGG from [Leptolyngbya] sp. PCC 7376 includes:
- a CDS encoding ATP adenylyltransferase, producing MSLFEQIQQTTTHAKNLGALISLTTKQELVEDQGISFVVRILERINKKENYQAKQVKRQINPFLPYEQDLFVCDLSANHVCLLNKFNVVDNHILIITRDFQSQEDWITQPDFAALATCMAEIDGLAFYNAGQSAGASQPHKHLQLIPFSDGLDQFDVPIEKVITQLDFTTAQPTSLTIFPFKHAIASIPEHHDGQTLFEIYESLLNYLNFIDKPLAQGQQTQPYNLLATRRWMMLIHRTQDCYERISVNSLGFAGALLVRDRPQLDFLKTLTPIQLLGKVAQAI